In Brevibacillus brevis NBRC 100599, a single genomic region encodes these proteins:
- a CDS encoding M67 family metallopeptidase, producing the protein MTRTVWDEIIRDSLEKRPNETCGLLSGRNGSAQTVWRMENTLKSPVAFAMDPKQIQHVFHEMALRGEHLVGIYHSHPTAPPIPSPEDIAYCRYPEVAYLIVSLASPQPVLGCFRIEGSFARMYPYTVRN; encoded by the coding sequence ATGACACGTACCGTCTGGGATGAGATCATCCGAGATTCCCTGGAGAAGCGGCCAAATGAAACGTGTGGATTGCTCTCCGGTAGAAATGGAAGTGCACAGACAGTTTGGCGAATGGAAAATACGTTGAAAAGCCCGGTCGCCTTCGCTATGGACCCCAAGCAGATTCAACACGTTTTCCACGAAATGGCGTTGCGCGGGGAGCATTTGGTCGGGATCTACCACTCCCACCCTACTGCACCTCCCATTCCGTCACCTGAAGATATTGCTTACTGTCGCTACCCGGAGGTCGCGTATCTCATCGTTTCACTCGCTTCTCCACAACCAGTTCTCGGCTGTTTTCGAATTGAGGGGTCTTTTGCTCGGATGTATCCTTATACAGTCCGTAACTAG